Proteins encoded in a region of the Rutidosis leptorrhynchoides isolate AG116_Rl617_1_P2 chromosome 9, CSIRO_AGI_Rlap_v1, whole genome shotgun sequence genome:
- the LOC139869161 gene encoding uncharacterized protein — translation MDYVRSHYFQEKHRETPFSLVYGSEVVIPAEILVPTHRVANFEEEANDDALCENLNFIEERRLMAAIREAKNKQQIAKYYNKRVCALSFDVGQWVLRNNDASREEKLGKLVPNWEGPYQVVAINAAGSYKLADVEGRTLPNVWHAALLKRYYA, via the exons ATGGATTATGTGAG ATCGCACTACTTTCAAGAAAAGCACagggaaacaccttttagtttggtatatggCTCTGAGGTAGTAATACCCGCAGAAATTCTTGTGCCAACGCATAGAGTTGCTAACTTCGAGGAAGAAGCAAACGATGATGCATTGTGCGAAAATCTAAATTTCATTGAAGAGCGAAGGTTAATGGCTGCTATCAGAGAGGCAAAAAATAAACAGCAAATAGCCAAGTACTACAACAAAAGAGTGTGTGCTTTATCTTTTGATGTAGGCCAATGGGTACTGCGAAATAACGATGCAAGTAGAGAAGAAAAGCTTGGCAAGTTAGTACCTAATTGGGAGGGTCCTTATCAAGTTGTGGCAATTAATGCAgcaggttcatataagctcgcAGATGTGGAAGGGCGAACTTTACCTAATGTGTGGCATGCTGCTttattaaagcgatattatgcgTAA